Proteins from one Asterias rubens chromosome 21, eAstRub1.3, whole genome shotgun sequence genomic window:
- the LOC117304795 gene encoding ficolin-1-like: METDGGGWTVFQRRQDGSVDFYRDFADYSHGFGDLNGEFWLGNTNVHNLTAQGVWELRIDLSDFESNTAFAVYESFSIANESDKYRLTVESFSPTSTTGDSLNYHNNLQFSTRDFDNDGRSYSNCAEQHRGGWWYDNCLTSNLNGEYHQVPNTGYGNGIIWNAWKGMSYSLKTTEMKIRAKP; the protein is encoded by the exons ATGGAGACAGACGGAGGTGGATGGACG GTTTTTCAGCGTCGTCAGGACGGCAGTGTTGATTTCTACCGGGACTTTGCCGACTACAGCCATGGCTTTGGGGATCTCAATGGGGAGTTTTGGCTCGGTAACACCAACGTACACAATCTGACCGCTCAGGGCGTGTGGGAACTCCGCATTGATCTGTCCGATTTCGAAAGCAATACTGCCTTTGCTGTCTATGAATCATTCAGCATTGCCAATGAGAGTGACAAGTACAGGCTTACTGTAGAAAGTTTCAGTCCAACATCAACCACAG gCGACTCATTGAACTATCACAATAACCTTCAGTTCTCTACTAGAGACTTTGACAACGATGGCCGGTCGTACAGCAACTGTGCCGAACAACACCGTGGCGGGTGGTGGTACGATAACTGCCTCACTTCGAATCTTAACGGGGAGTACCATCAAGTGCCCAACACAGGATACGGTAATGGAATCATTTGGAATGCCTGGAAGGGAATGTCCTACTCACTCAAAACCACAGAGATGAAAATAAGAGCCAAACCATAA
- the LOC117304791 gene encoding ficolin-1-like, with protein MRTPTDCADILAEGVTESGVYTIKPLDSGEPLPVYCDMETDGGGWTVFQRRQDGSVDFYRDFSDYSHGFGDLNGEFWLGNTNVHQLTAQGVWELRIDLSDFESNTAFAVYESFSIANESDKYRLTVESYSPTSTTGDSLNYHNNLQFSTRDFDNDGLSNSNCAEQHRGGWWYNTCFASNLNGEYHQDPNTELGNGIIWNAWKGMSYSLKTTEMKIRAKP; from the exons ATGAGGACACCAACCGATTGTGCTGACATTCTCGCAGAGGGTGTGACTGAGAGTGGTGTGTACACGATAAAACCACTGGATTCCGGTGAGCCTTTGCCGGTGTACTGCGATATGGAGACAGACGGAGGTGGATGGACG GTTTTCCAGCGTCGTCAGGACGGCAGTGTTGATTTCTACCGGGACTTTTCCGACTACAGCCATGGCTTTGGGGATCTCAATGGGGAGTTTTGGCTCGGTAACACCAACGTACACCAGCTGACCGCTCAGGGCGTGTGGGAACTCCGCATTGATCTGTCCGATTTCGAAAGCAATACTGCCTTTGCTGTCTATGAATCATTCAGCATTGCCAATGAGAGTGACAAGTACAGGCTTACTGTGGAAAGTTACAGTCCAACATCAACCACAG gCGACTCATTGAACTATCACAATAACCTTCAGTTCTCTACTAGAGACTTTGACAACGATGGCCTGTCGAACAGCAACTGTGCCGAACAACACCGTGGCGGGTGGTGGTACAATACCTGCTTTGCTTCGAATCTTAACGGGGAGTACCATCAAGATCCCAACACAGAACTCGGTAATGGAATCATTTGGAATGCCTGGAAGGGAATGTCCTACTCACTCAAAACCACAGAGATGAAAATAAGAGCCAAACCATAA
- the LOC117304792 gene encoding ficolin-1-A-like, with protein MGQEPNPNSNHRYRWVIPVEDPCKCTRVKLGGLSTHTPQRLFNVTYYDNYLRSNDLKEIKHWLNCPRRLMKTRTDCADILAEGVTKSGVYKIRPLNFNESFEVYCDMDTDGGGWMVFQRRKDGSVDFDRTIAEYREGFGSFDSEFWLGNDILHRMTAQGEYELRVDLSDWENNMADALYDSFSIADWSGKYRLALGIYRSTSTAGDSLSSHSNLQFSTKDLDNDYHSSGNCAHIYSGGWWYNACHESNLNGEYHQGTKTAFGHGIIWTHWKGMLYSLKTTEMKIRAKP; from the exons ATGGGCCAAGAACCGAACCCAAACTCTAACCACAGGTACCGCTGGGTGATTCCGGTCGAAGACCCCTGCAAGTGCACAAGGGTGAAGCTCGGGGGATTGTCAACGCACACACCTCAAAGACTATTCAACGTGACTTACTACGACAACTATCTGCGAAGTAACGACCTCAAAGAGATCAAACACTGGCTCAACTGCCCAA GACGTTTGATGAAGACACGAACAGATTGTGCTGACATTCTCGCAGAGGGTGTGACTAAGAGTGGTGTGTACAAGATCAGACCTCTGAATTTTAATGAGTCTTTCGAGGTATACTGTGATATGGACACAGACGGAGGAGGATGGATG GTATTCCAGCGGCGTAAGGACGGCAGTGTTGACTTCGACCGGACTATTGCCGAATACCGTGAGGGCTTTGGGTCTTTTGATTCAGAGTTTTGGCTCGGTAACGACATTTTGCACCGTATGACCGCTCAGGGCGAGTACGAACTCCGCGTTGATCTCTCCGACTGGGAAAACAATATGGCGGACGCCCTCTACGACTCATTCAGCATCGCCGATTGGAGTGGCAAGTACAGGCTTGCTTTGGGAATTTACCGTAGTACATCAACCGCAG GCGACTCACTGAGCTCTCACAGTAACCTTCAGTTCTCTACCAAGGACTTAGACAACGACTACCATTCGTCGGGCAACTGTGCCCATATATACAGTGGAGGGTGGTGGTACAATGCCTGTCATGAGTCCAATCTTAACGGGGAGTACCACCAAGGGACCAAAACAGCATTCGGTCATGGAATCATTTGGACTCACTGGAAGGGAATGCTCTACTCACTCAAAACCACAGAGATGAAAATAAGAGCCAAACCATAA